From Levilactobacillus zymae, a single genomic window includes:
- a CDS encoding MarR family transcriptional regulator, whose amino-acid sequence MTEDDEMAKDIERIHQLNSILRPFIKRPSSGDAVTFEQYRILHELVREKTSTSELSRRLHVGQSMISIQISRLLKGGYIQDETLPTDRRYHVFQITPRGEAIHEHVSLVLAHELPQLMAKLATYVKPAQG is encoded by the coding sequence ATGACAGAAGACGATGAAATGGCCAAGGATATTGAGCGAATTCACCAACTGAATTCCATCTTACGGCCCTTTATCAAACGACCGAGCAGTGGGGACGCGGTCACGTTTGAACAATACCGAATCTTACACGAATTGGTTCGGGAAAAGACCAGCACGAGTGAGTTGTCACGGCGGTTACACGTCGGGCAATCCATGATTTCGATTCAAATCAGCCGGTTACTTAAAGGTGGGTACATTCAAGACGAAACCTTGCCGACCGATCGGCGGTACCACGTCTTTCAGATTACCCCGCGGGGCGAGGCCATTCACGAACACGTGAGCCTGGTCTTAGCCCACGAACTCCCGCAGTTGATGGCCAAGTTGGCCACCTACGTGAAGCCCGCTCAAGGCTAA